A genomic window from Aurantimicrobium photophilum includes:
- the leuA gene encoding 2-isopropylmalate synthase, with amino-acid sequence MKNNQTPSTMPVHKYRPYHESLGIDLTDRTWPGKRIEKAPIWCAVDLRDGNQALIDPMSPERKRIMFDLLVKMGYKEIEVGFPSASQTDFDFVRSLIEENAIPDDVTIQVLTQARDHLIERTYEAIAGAKQAIVHFYNSTSILQRVVVFREDRQGIMDIALHGARFCREMEKTIPQTQVYYEYSPESFTGTELEYAVEVCNAVLEILEPTPERKVIINLPATVEMASPNVYADSIEWMGRNLAHRENVLISLHPHNDRGTAVAAAELGYMAGADRIEGCLFGNGERTGNVDLVALGINMFTQGIDPQIDFSNLDEVKRTAEYCNQLKVHERSPWAGDLVYTAFSGSHQDAIKKGFERMAADAQAQGTHVDNLVWAVPYLPVDPKDLGRSYEAVIRVNSQSGKGGVAYLLKKDHNLELPRRLQIEFSGVVQHKTDAEGGEVSSDDLWEIFQDEYLPAKDVANKWGRFELTGSRTESDFNGTLKLSVDLRDGETVSRQDTVGNGPIDAFLKLMAAQGIEVELFDYVEHTLSAGGDAMAAAYVELNVNGTRLWGVGIDSDISTASLKAVVSAINRAVR; translated from the coding sequence ATGAAGAACAATCAAACCCCCAGCACAATGCCAGTGCACAAGTATCGTCCGTATCACGAGTCTCTCGGCATTGACCTGACAGACCGCACCTGGCCAGGTAAGCGCATCGAGAAGGCACCCATTTGGTGTGCTGTGGATCTGCGTGATGGAAACCAAGCACTGATCGACCCGATGAGCCCTGAACGTAAGCGCATTATGTTCGATCTCCTCGTGAAGATGGGCTACAAGGAAATCGAAGTAGGTTTCCCCTCGGCGAGCCAGACTGATTTTGATTTTGTACGTTCACTCATTGAAGAAAATGCCATTCCTGATGACGTCACCATTCAGGTGTTGACTCAGGCGCGTGACCACCTCATTGAGCGCACCTACGAAGCTATTGCTGGCGCTAAGCAAGCAATTGTTCACTTCTATAACTCCACCAGCATTTTGCAGCGTGTAGTTGTCTTCCGTGAAGACCGTCAAGGAATCATGGATATCGCCCTTCACGGCGCTCGTTTCTGTCGCGAAATGGAAAAGACCATTCCGCAGACACAGGTCTATTACGAATACTCGCCTGAGAGCTTCACAGGCACTGAACTCGAATACGCCGTTGAGGTCTGTAACGCGGTTCTCGAGATCCTTGAACCCACTCCTGAGCGCAAGGTCATCATTAACCTTCCAGCAACCGTGGAAATGGCTTCACCCAACGTCTATGCAGACTCCATCGAATGGATGGGTCGTAACCTCGCACACCGCGAGAACGTTCTGATTTCGTTGCACCCTCACAATGACCGTGGAACGGCAGTTGCTGCCGCAGAGCTCGGATACATGGCTGGCGCAGACCGCATCGAGGGATGTCTCTTCGGAAACGGCGAGCGCACCGGAAACGTGGACCTCGTTGCTCTTGGTATCAACATGTTTACCCAGGGTATTGACCCACAGATCGACTTCAGCAACCTTGACGAGGTCAAGCGCACCGCGGAGTACTGTAACCAGCTCAAGGTGCACGAGCGCAGCCCTTGGGCTGGTGACCTGGTGTACACGGCCTTCTCTGGTTCACACCAAGACGCCATCAAGAAGGGCTTTGAGCGCATGGCAGCAGATGCCCAGGCTCAAGGCACCCATGTCGACAACTTGGTATGGGCTGTTCCATACCTTCCTGTAGACCCTAAGGATCTCGGTCGTAGCTATGAGGCTGTGATCCGGGTTAATTCACAATCGGGTAAGGGTGGTGTGGCTTACCTGCTCAAGAAGGACCACAACCTCGAACTTCCACGTCGTCTGCAGATTGAATTCTCCGGCGTAGTTCAGCACAAGACCGATGCTGAGGGTGGAGAAGTTTCCAGTGATGATCTCTGGGAGATTTTCCAAGATGAGTATCTTCCTGCGAAGGATGTGGCAAACAAATGGGGTCGTTTCGAACTCACTGGTAGCCGCACCGAGAGCGACTTCAATGGCACCCTCAAGCTCTCTGTTGACCTGCGTGATGGCGAAACCGTCTCACGTCAGGACACAGTAGGAAACGGTCCAATCGATGCTTTCCTCAAGCTGATGGCCGCTCAGGGCATCGAGGTGGAGCTCTTCGACTACGTTGAACACACTCTGTCTGCAGGTGGAGACGCTATGGCCGCGGCTTATGTGGAGCTCAACGTCAATGGAACTCGCCTGTGGGGTGTCGGTATTGATTCAGATATCTCTACTGCATCACTCAAGGCAGTCGTTTCTGCCATCAACCGCGCAGTTCGATAG
- the era gene encoding GTPase Era → MARPSKAEKRGDTPDIALRSGFVSLVGRPNVGKSTLTNALVGEKVAITSSKPQTTRHTIRGITNRPTGQLILVDTPGIHRPRTLLGERLNALVTATLGDVDVIGMCFPADEPVGPGDRFINEQLDKYPRAVKVAVITKTDVSSKKAIATRLLEVQELRDWATIIPVSAVGDDQVDLLADELIKLLPEGEALYPLEQNTDEDLEKRISELIRETILEGVHEELPHSLAVTLDDMIQREDKDLLEIYANVFVERDSQKGIIIGNGGERLKDIGQRSRAAIEPLVGQKVFLSLRVKVAKDWQRDPKLLQRLGF, encoded by the coding sequence ATGGCTCGTCCGTCTAAGGCAGAAAAGCGAGGAGATACTCCCGACATTGCTTTACGTTCTGGTTTTGTTTCATTAGTAGGGCGCCCCAACGTGGGAAAGTCAACACTGACAAATGCACTCGTGGGGGAGAAGGTAGCAATTACTTCTTCTAAGCCACAGACAACTCGCCACACTATTCGTGGCATTACCAACCGACCTACAGGTCAGCTAATTCTTGTCGATACCCCCGGTATCCATCGCCCTCGAACTCTTCTTGGTGAAAGGCTTAACGCCCTTGTTACGGCAACGCTGGGCGATGTCGACGTCATTGGAATGTGTTTCCCAGCAGATGAACCGGTTGGTCCCGGTGATCGATTTATCAATGAACAGCTGGATAAGTATCCACGTGCGGTGAAAGTTGCCGTGATTACCAAGACAGATGTGTCGTCCAAGAAGGCAATTGCCACGAGACTTCTTGAGGTTCAAGAGCTTCGTGATTGGGCGACCATCATCCCTGTTTCAGCTGTGGGTGATGATCAAGTTGATCTTCTCGCTGACGAGCTCATCAAGCTTCTTCCCGAGGGAGAAGCGCTGTATCCCCTCGAGCAAAACACGGATGAAGATCTTGAAAAGCGCATTTCTGAACTCATTCGGGAAACCATTCTCGAAGGCGTTCACGAAGAGTTGCCTCACTCACTCGCCGTCACCCTCGATGACATGATTCAACGCGAAGACAAAGATCTTCTGGAGATTTACGCGAATGTTTTCGTTGAACGTGACAGCCAGAAGGGCATCATCATTGGAAATGGTGGTGAACGCCTGAAAGACATTGGTCAACGATCGCGTGCTGCGATTGAGCCGTTAGTAGGTCAAAAGGTCTTTTTGAGTCTTCGAGTGAAGGTCGCCAAGGATTGGCAACGCGACCCTAAGCTGCTTCAGCGATTGGGCTTCTAG
- a CDS encoding hemolysin family protein — MTIFLTIVGLILLIGFGGLMAASESAMGVLSTDDIRDQARGRRSERSLVALANDLGPHRTVTTFVRILAETAAAVLVTLELVTAGLPYWAALLLAIFIMSVASFVLAGSSPRSVGRAHPEEVLSVSAPLIHFFRVILGPLANFLVTMGDKVTPGRPGNTSFASEDQLLSMVDEAVKHDVIESDERELIHSIFEWGDTVAREVMVPRTDMVTIDADSTLDAATKVFLDSGYSRIPVIGDDVDEVVGVLNLRDVSRRSFENPDEFATLTAQDLARPAMFVPESKKADDTLKQMQAQHTHLALVVDEHGGIAGLVTLEDLIEELVGDIADEHDRGAPEVEQLSEQRFRVATRLPLDELGELFGLELDDDDVDSVGGLLAKELGRLPEVGDKVTVSGLIIEADRSGSHRKRVTRAIVEPNQDLIDARHAFTEEEN, encoded by the coding sequence GTGACCATTTTCCTCACCATTGTTGGGCTGATCCTCCTGATTGGCTTTGGTGGTCTGATGGCTGCCAGCGAGTCGGCTATGGGTGTGCTCTCCACTGATGACATTCGTGATCAAGCTCGGGGCCGTCGATCAGAGCGTTCCCTCGTTGCGTTGGCCAACGATCTTGGTCCACACCGGACGGTGACAACTTTTGTGCGCATTCTTGCCGAGACAGCTGCGGCAGTTCTCGTCACTCTAGAACTTGTTACCGCTGGCTTGCCCTACTGGGCGGCCCTACTCCTGGCTATATTCATCATGTCTGTGGCAAGTTTTGTTCTTGCTGGTTCCAGCCCTCGATCTGTTGGACGTGCACACCCTGAAGAAGTGTTGAGTGTCTCAGCACCACTCATTCATTTCTTCCGCGTAATCCTGGGACCACTTGCTAATTTCTTGGTCACCATGGGCGACAAAGTCACCCCTGGTCGCCCCGGTAACACTTCTTTTGCTTCAGAAGACCAACTGTTGAGCATGGTTGATGAGGCAGTGAAGCATGACGTCATTGAAAGCGATGAGCGTGAACTTATCCATTCGATTTTTGAATGGGGCGACACTGTCGCTCGCGAAGTGATGGTACCCCGAACCGACATGGTGACCATCGACGCAGACTCAACCCTTGATGCGGCAACCAAGGTGTTCCTAGATTCTGGCTATTCTCGTATCCCTGTCATTGGCGATGACGTTGACGAAGTAGTGGGTGTGTTGAATCTCCGCGATGTCTCACGTCGTTCTTTTGAGAACCCTGACGAATTCGCCACACTCACTGCACAAGATTTAGCGCGACCAGCCATGTTTGTCCCTGAGTCGAAGAAGGCGGATGACACCCTCAAACAGATGCAGGCACAGCACACCCATTTAGCTCTCGTAGTTGATGAGCACGGTGGTATTGCCGGACTAGTCACTCTTGAGGATCTCATTGAAGAACTTGTGGGCGATATTGCGGATGAACATGATCGCGGTGCTCCGGAGGTTGAACAACTCAGTGAACAACGTTTCCGTGTCGCTACCCGTTTACCTCTCGATGAATTGGGTGAACTCTTTGGACTAGAACTCGATGACGATGATGTTGACTCCGTTGGCGGTTTGTTGGCGAAAGAGCTGGGACGCTTGCCAGAAGTCGGCGATAAGGTGACGGTCAGTGGTCTCATTATTGAAGCTGACCGCAGTGGTTCTCACCGTAAACGCGTCACACGTGCGATTGTGGAACCAAATCAAGATCTCATCGATGCTCGTCATGCTTTTACGGAAGAGGAAAACTAA
- the ybeY gene encoding rRNA maturation RNase YbeY, which translates to MSIEVNNESTYDIDEAALQRLATYCLDAMRVHPDAEIAIVLVDEAAMEQLHVQWMGEPGPTDVLSFPMDELRPGNDDVITPAGVLGDVVLCPQVAEVQAEGAGHSTMDELLYLTAHGILHLLGFDHAEPEEEKEMFSLQRDLIIGYTMSEKQRDSK; encoded by the coding sequence GTGAGTATTGAAGTCAACAATGAGTCGACCTATGACATCGACGAAGCTGCGCTCCAGCGTTTAGCAACGTATTGTCTTGATGCGATGCGTGTGCATCCAGATGCGGAGATTGCGATTGTTCTCGTTGACGAAGCAGCCATGGAACAGCTCCATGTTCAATGGATGGGTGAACCTGGGCCAACAGACGTGCTTAGTTTCCCCATGGATGAACTGCGCCCTGGAAATGATGATGTGATAACCCCTGCAGGAGTACTCGGTGACGTTGTTCTCTGTCCGCAAGTTGCTGAAGTCCAAGCCGAAGGTGCTGGACACTCAACAATGGATGAACTTCTGTATTTGACTGCCCACGGAATTCTGCATCTCCTCGGATTTGATCATGCAGAACCCGAGGAAGAAAAAGAAATGTTCTCACTTCAACGTGACCTCATCATTGGATACACCATGAGTGAAAAGCAGCGCGACTCAAAGTGA
- a CDS encoding PhoH family protein produces the protein MHTSSPVDSRSSHLPNSSAENDVITIDGIEMVRLLGAQDRLLTNLEHQYPLVDVHVRGNEIRLLPKTAGEEAEAQVLGARDLMTELLTMVRNGQDLAPTDVAESKRIQDAHPHTSPSAVLGEDILSTRGKTLRPKTVGQQEYVRAIDDHTITFGIGPAGTGKTYLAMAKAVQALQRKEVERIILTRPAVEAGERLGFLPGTLTDKIDPYLRPLFDALNEMLDPEVVPKLMAVGTIEVAPLAYMRGRTLNNSFIILDEAQNTTPEQMKMFLTRLGFDSKMVITGDITQVDLPSTASGLRLVTGILDDIEDIHFARLTSADVVRHSLVGRIVDAYSEYDEKTLAARHRRENAKENSK, from the coding sequence ATGCACACGTCCTCTCCGGTGGACTCCAGGAGCAGTCACTTGCCTAATTCCTCGGCAGAAAATGACGTCATCACCATCGATGGCATCGAGATGGTGCGCCTACTTGGTGCACAAGATCGACTCCTCACCAACCTTGAACATCAATATCCGTTAGTCGACGTTCACGTTCGAGGGAACGAAATTCGTTTACTCCCCAAAACCGCGGGAGAAGAAGCTGAGGCACAGGTCTTGGGTGCACGTGATCTCATGACGGAACTGCTGACCATGGTCCGCAATGGTCAAGACCTAGCTCCTACCGATGTGGCTGAATCAAAACGCATTCAAGACGCCCACCCTCACACTTCACCTTCTGCTGTGCTGGGCGAAGATATTTTGTCTACTCGTGGAAAAACGTTGCGGCCTAAGACGGTGGGGCAGCAGGAGTATGTTCGCGCCATCGACGACCACACCATTACCTTCGGTATTGGTCCTGCTGGAACAGGTAAGACCTATCTAGCAATGGCTAAAGCAGTCCAAGCTCTGCAGCGTAAAGAAGTTGAGCGAATCATTTTGACCCGTCCCGCAGTTGAAGCGGGAGAGCGCCTGGGCTTCCTACCGGGAACGTTGACGGACAAGATTGATCCATATCTTCGCCCCTTGTTCGATGCGCTCAATGAAATGCTTGACCCCGAAGTAGTTCCCAAATTGATGGCTGTGGGCACTATCGAGGTTGCTCCTTTGGCATATATGCGTGGTCGAACCCTGAACAACTCGTTCATCATTCTGGATGAAGCTCAGAACACCACACCTGAACAAATGAAGATGTTCCTCACTCGACTCGGGTTTGATTCCAAGATGGTGATCACTGGTGACATCACTCAGGTTGATTTGCCCTCCACCGCAAGTGGTTTGCGTCTCGTCACGGGCATTCTTGATGACATCGAAGACATTCACTTTGCGAGGCTGACAAGTGCTGATGTGGTGCGTCATTCCCTCGTGGGTCGCATTGTTGACGCCTACAGTGAATATGACGAAAAGACATTGGCTGCTCGTCACCGCCGGGAAAACGCCAAGGAGAACTCCAAGTGA
- a CDS encoding HIT domain-containing protein, which translates to MTDAAESIFTKIINRDIPAEILFENDRVIAIRDIAPQAPVHLLVVPKVPHYSNVTELAAGDPELLAEIVATAHNLATLHANGEYRLVFNSGETVGQTVFHVHAHVLSGGLQEQSLA; encoded by the coding sequence ATGACTGACGCAGCTGAATCCATCTTCACCAAGATCATCAACCGGGACATTCCTGCAGAGATCTTGTTTGAAAACGATCGCGTGATTGCTATCCGTGACATCGCTCCACAAGCTCCAGTCCATTTATTGGTAGTGCCCAAGGTTCCTCACTATTCCAACGTGACAGAACTTGCCGCTGGGGATCCTGAACTTCTTGCAGAGATTGTTGCAACGGCTCACAATCTGGCAACTCTTCACGCCAATGGCGAATACCGCCTCGTCTTCAATTCCGGAGAAACAGTGGGGCAAACGGTTTTCCACGTTCATGCACACGTCCTCTCCGGTGGACTCCAGGAGCAGTCACTTGCCTAA
- a CDS encoding 16S rRNA (uracil(1498)-N(3))-methyltransferase — translation MAHFYLLETLESTTVGSTIVLEGAEGRHAATVSRVRVGEPFSLGNGRGLVVAAEVLSTSKDSVELRVDSVEQMTPETPQIYLVQALAKTDRDERAVEAATELGIDVVIPWAADRSISKWEGPKIDKGRSRWSAIVREATKQSIRAFLPRVGPHLKTAQLISELEGVHIIVLDPTGTVPLSQIELDERDIALVVGPEGGITEAELARFSEAGASTVTLGSNILRTSTAGPAALAIINAKLGRC, via the coding sequence ATGGCTCACTTTTACCTCCTGGAAACTCTCGAATCCACAACTGTGGGTTCGACGATTGTTCTTGAGGGTGCAGAAGGAAGACACGCGGCCACTGTTTCACGTGTGCGTGTGGGTGAACCCTTTTCTCTCGGTAATGGTCGAGGCCTCGTCGTCGCAGCTGAAGTGCTTTCCACATCCAAGGACTCCGTCGAACTTCGTGTCGATTCTGTAGAACAGATGACGCCTGAAACTCCTCAGATTTATTTGGTCCAGGCTCTTGCAAAGACCGACCGCGATGAACGTGCTGTTGAAGCTGCCACAGAATTAGGAATCGATGTTGTCATACCGTGGGCGGCAGATCGAAGTATTTCAAAGTGGGAAGGCCCCAAGATTGACAAAGGTCGCTCTCGCTGGTCAGCCATTGTTCGAGAAGCCACCAAGCAGTCCATTAGAGCCTTTCTCCCTCGTGTTGGACCCCACCTCAAAACAGCTCAACTGATTTCTGAGCTTGAGGGAGTTCACATCATTGTTCTGGACCCCACGGGTACTGTTCCGTTGAGTCAGATTGAACTCGATGAGAGAGACATTGCTTTAGTTGTGGGGCCTGAAGGCGGTATTACTGAGGCCGAGCTCGCTCGCTTCAGCGAAGCTGGGGCATCAACAGTGACATTAGGTTCCAACATTCTTCGAACGTCAACTGCAGGCCCTGCGGCCTTAGCCATCATTAACGCCAAGCTGGGGCGTTGTTAA
- the dnaJ gene encoding molecular chaperone DnaJ: MADHYDVLGVSRDASPEDIKKAYRRLARELHPDVNPDETSQEKFKLVTHAYEVLSDPVQRQQYDLGPQAGFGGGGGFSDFGDIFSTFFGGGQQRGPRSRMERGQDALLRVEVELAEVIFGVHKDIEIDTAVVCETCEGSCCQPGTSLATCDICGGSGTIQRAVRSLLGNVMTSNPCGSCRGYGTTIPAPCSSCQGQGRVRATRSIPLDIPAGVDTGVRLHMTQAGEAGQAGGVNGDLYFEIKVKNDEIFSRDNDDLLCTLEIQMTDAILGTKVTVPALDGDVTVDIKPGTQGSEVVTVKDRGITRLRGNGRGDLKVGIHIVTPTKLSGKEKDLIESFAKGRKQPAPQLAHFQQGMFSKLRDRFFNV, encoded by the coding sequence GTGGCTGATCATTACGACGTGCTCGGTGTCTCTCGTGACGCGAGCCCAGAAGATATTAAGAAGGCGTATCGACGTCTAGCGCGTGAACTGCACCCAGATGTAAACCCTGACGAGACCTCACAGGAGAAGTTCAAGCTGGTTACTCACGCCTATGAGGTGCTGAGTGACCCTGTTCAACGTCAACAGTATGACCTTGGACCTCAAGCAGGATTTGGTGGTGGAGGGGGCTTCAGTGATTTTGGAGACATCTTCTCCACCTTCTTTGGCGGGGGACAGCAACGCGGTCCTCGTTCACGCATGGAGCGCGGTCAGGACGCACTTCTTCGCGTAGAAGTAGAACTCGCAGAAGTGATATTTGGAGTTCACAAAGATATCGAGATCGACACCGCAGTTGTGTGTGAAACCTGTGAAGGCTCGTGTTGCCAGCCTGGAACATCGCTTGCAACATGCGACATTTGTGGCGGTTCCGGAACCATTCAGCGTGCTGTTCGTTCGCTTCTGGGCAACGTCATGACCTCTAACCCCTGTGGAAGCTGCCGTGGCTATGGAACTACCATTCCCGCACCCTGTAGCTCTTGTCAGGGACAGGGTCGAGTTCGCGCCACGCGTTCGATTCCACTCGACATTCCTGCCGGTGTGGACACGGGAGTTCGACTCCACATGACCCAAGCCGGTGAAGCAGGTCAAGCAGGCGGAGTCAATGGAGATCTGTACTTTGAGATCAAGGTCAAAAACGATGAGATCTTCAGCCGTGACAACGATGATTTATTGTGCACGCTCGAGATTCAAATGACCGATGCCATTTTGGGCACCAAAGTAACTGTCCCCGCACTCGATGGTGACGTCACCGTCGACATCAAGCCAGGTACTCAAGGTTCTGAAGTGGTGACTGTGAAAGATCGCGGAATTACGCGTTTGCGTGGAAATGGACGTGGTGACCTCAAGGTAGGTATACATATCGTCACGCCCACCAAGCTCAGTGGCAAAGAGAAAGATTTGATTGAAAGCTTCGCCAAGGGGCGTAAGCAACCAGCTCCACAACTTGCTCATTTCCAACAGGGAATGTTCTCTAAGCTTCGTGATCGATTCTTCAACGTCTAA
- the hrcA gene encoding heat-inducible transcriptional repressor HrcA, translating to MVSQRGLEVLRAIVQDYVSSREPVGSKAIVDRHQFGVSAATIRNDMALLEEEELIVAPHTSSGRVPTDKGYRLFVDHLAEVKHISTAQKQAIDHFLDESVDFDELLGRTVRLLSQLTNQVAIVQYPTLGATRVRHIELVSLGNRRALCIVITDNGRVEQRLLDLDTDVSEADLSELRSSINAQVAGKLLTELAESVVLLSTSVSPHLSSATNHIASALSDSIQANRQQKLVMAGTANLVRTEEDFHGSIYPVLDAIEEQVILLKLLTEMKADAHEVAVSIGREHSNSGLEQTSLLATGYTSAGESATLGLLGPTRMDYSNNIASIRAVARYLTRVLDAQ from the coding sequence ATGGTTTCTCAACGCGGTCTTGAAGTCCTTCGAGCAATTGTTCAGGACTATGTTTCTTCACGTGAACCAGTAGGTTCCAAAGCAATTGTGGATCGTCACCAATTTGGTGTTTCTGCAGCAACCATTCGCAACGACATGGCCCTGCTGGAGGAAGAAGAGCTCATTGTTGCTCCCCACACCTCGAGCGGTCGAGTTCCAACTGATAAGGGCTATCGACTCTTCGTTGACCATCTTGCTGAGGTCAAGCACATCAGTACTGCTCAGAAACAGGCCATCGATCACTTTCTCGATGAATCAGTAGATTTTGATGAACTCCTCGGGCGAACCGTTCGTCTTCTTTCGCAGCTCACAAACCAGGTTGCAATAGTTCAATACCCCACTCTGGGAGCAACTCGTGTTCGTCATATCGAACTCGTCTCTCTTGGTAATCGACGCGCACTCTGTATTGTCATCACCGATAACGGCCGAGTCGAACAGAGATTGCTCGATCTCGACACTGACGTGTCAGAAGCTGATTTGTCTGAACTTCGCTCGAGTATCAATGCCCAAGTTGCAGGAAAGCTTCTCACAGAACTTGCTGAATCAGTTGTTCTTTTGTCCACATCGGTTTCTCCGCACCTGTCTTCTGCAACAAACCACATTGCGTCTGCATTGAGTGACAGCATCCAAGCAAATCGACAGCAGAAGTTGGTTATGGCAGGCACGGCTAATTTGGTGCGTACTGAGGAAGATTTCCACGGCAGTATCTATCCTGTGCTTGATGCAATTGAAGAGCAGGTCATCCTTCTCAAGCTCCTGACCGAGATGAAGGCTGACGCTCACGAGGTGGCTGTCAGCATTGGTCGGGAACACAGTAATTCTGGTTTAGAGCAAACAAGTCTTCTCGCCACGGGATACACCTCCGCTGGGGAGTCAGCGACTCTAGGTCTGCTTGGTCCTACTCGTATGGATTATTCCAACAACATCGCTTCAATTCGGGCAGTTGCTCGATACCTCACACGCGTCCTTGACGCTCAATAA
- the hemW gene encoding radical SAM family heme chaperone HemW, translated as MAGPLPEGNDMPADGSLPNGVNVGADSRTMSAYIHVPFCRVRCGYCDFNTYTATELRGTSQSTYIDELSREIELSGSVLTRAGVPKRPLTSVFFGGGTPTLLPARDLVRALELVRDEHGLDSHAEITTEANPDTITPEYVQTLAQAGFTRLSLGMQSAIPSVLATLDRTHNPASVSAAVQAAHEVSLEVSIDLIYGTPGETLDQWRQSLEAAISLNTGHISAYALIVEDGTALERRIRRGELPVPDDDLEADMYELADELLTAAGFQWYEVSNWSKSLEQRSVHNLTYWQGNDWWGYGPGAHSHIGGTRFWNVKHPAAYAQRLSLGQSPAAGWEQPHEEAVALERVLLGSRIREGISTLEFEPNIVAGLIADGLIDGHFALKHNLVLTVAGRLRADEVVRRLTFS; from the coding sequence ATGGCTGGGCCGCTGCCTGAAGGCAATGACATGCCAGCTGATGGTTCATTGCCAAATGGAGTCAATGTCGGTGCCGACAGTCGGACCATGAGTGCATATATTCACGTTCCGTTTTGTCGTGTGCGTTGCGGATACTGCGATTTCAATACCTACACAGCTACTGAACTTCGAGGAACCTCACAATCGACATATATCGATGAGCTTTCTCGTGAGATTGAACTCTCTGGGTCAGTGTTGACTCGTGCAGGTGTGCCAAAGAGACCGCTCACATCAGTGTTTTTTGGGGGAGGAACACCAACCCTCCTCCCAGCCAGGGATCTTGTGCGTGCTCTCGAGCTGGTGCGCGACGAACATGGACTTGATTCACATGCTGAAATCACAACCGAAGCAAACCCTGACACGATTACTCCTGAATATGTGCAGACCCTTGCGCAGGCTGGATTTACTCGCCTCAGTCTGGGAATGCAGTCAGCTATTCCCTCTGTATTGGCAACTCTCGACAGAACGCACAACCCAGCTTCTGTTTCCGCCGCAGTCCAGGCAGCACATGAGGTTAGCTTAGAAGTCAGTATTGACCTCATTTATGGAACGCCAGGGGAGACGCTTGATCAATGGCGCCAATCTCTGGAAGCAGCAATCTCACTGAATACTGGGCATATTTCTGCCTACGCGCTCATTGTCGAAGACGGCACAGCACTCGAGCGACGGATACGTCGTGGTGAATTGCCAGTACCGGATGACGATCTCGAAGCCGATATGTATGAATTGGCTGATGAACTTCTTACAGCTGCTGGTTTTCAATGGTATGAAGTCAGTAACTGGTCTAAGTCTTTAGAGCAACGCTCAGTACACAACCTCACTTACTGGCAAGGAAACGACTGGTGGGGTTACGGGCCTGGAGCTCATTCACATATCGGTGGAACCAGGTTTTGGAATGTGAAGCACCCAGCTGCTTATGCTCAACGTCTTTCTCTGGGCCAATCACCTGCTGCTGGGTGGGAACAGCCCCATGAGGAAGCGGTTGCACTTGAACGTGTTCTTCTAGGTAGTCGAATTCGTGAGGGGATTTCCACCCTCGAATTCGAACCGAACATAGTTGCTGGACTCATCGCTGATGGACTTATTGACGGTCATTTCGCGCTCAAACACAACCTCGTGCTTACTGTTGCAGGACGTCTTCGCGCAGATGAGGTTGTGCGCAGGCTTACCTTCTCCTAA
- a CDS encoding DUF1990 family protein: MSETQRRSNFSGDRAVSYGSVGATQAADVLVFPPAGFRSAQSEFRLGSGQERFDTATAALMTWGVPKGSHLEVVSVNEAHSEGYNGLLFNEFGAPVPPTADALDQLFAPDGTPYLSAGTTVELAKLWSPSELTSSYRVIYVVREERRMGYALGTLDYEPVIGEEFFSVEWRDDDSVWSVVRSVTAIAEGRKYFYLTPLIRLRQWLQRRQYVRSLLPARTA, from the coding sequence ATGTCTGAAACACAACGCCGATCCAATTTCAGTGGGGATCGCGCCGTGAGCTATGGCTCTGTCGGCGCGACTCAGGCAGCAGATGTTCTGGTCTTCCCACCAGCTGGTTTTCGTTCAGCACAGTCTGAATTTCGCCTCGGAAGCGGTCAAGAACGTTTTGACACGGCAACTGCTGCTTTGATGACCTGGGGAGTTCCCAAGGGCTCACATCTCGAGGTCGTCTCAGTCAATGAAGCACACTCCGAGGGGTATAACGGATTGCTCTTCAACGAGTTTGGTGCCCCCGTACCTCCAACTGCAGATGCGTTGGATCAATTATTTGCTCCTGATGGAACCCCATATTTATCCGCTGGTACGACAGTCGAACTTGCCAAGTTGTGGAGTCCCTCTGAGCTCACATCAAGTTACCGTGTCATCTATGTTGTTCGTGAAGAACGACGCATGGGTTATGCCCTCGGCACTTTGGACTACGAACCCGTCATCGGTGAAGAATTCTTTAGCGTTGAATGGCGTGACGACGATTCTGTGTGGTCTGTCGTTCGGTCTGTGACGGCAATTGCAGAGGGTAGGAAGTATTTCTACCTCACACCTTTGATTCGTTTGCGTCAGTGGCTCCAGCGTCGTCAATACGTTCGTTCTTTACTTCCTGCTCGTACCGCATAA